From Synergistaceae bacterium:
CATCAAACCAACGCGCAACCACAGCCTCAAGAAAGCCCTCCCCCATAATCCCCACATCCATTTCCACCGGGCTTGCATGCAAAACATACAAACACTCAAAGAAGATGCTTTATTACAACAAAAACATCAACAATTGCATTCAAATGACATTTTTGTTGCTTATTTCATTATAAAAATTTCCATTTTATTTTAATGATGCTATACTCATTTTCTTATTAAGTCTTAAGCACTGAACCACAGCGATTGCATTATCCGATCCAATCAGTTGCATGTACTAAAGGGCGCAGTAGCAAAGCGGTTATGCAGCGGATTGCAAATCCGTCCAGAGCGGTTCGACTCCGCTCTGCGCCTCCAGTGAATGACTTTTTAAATACGCGGGAATAGCTCAGTTGGTAGAGCGCAACCTTGCCAAGGTTGAGGTCGCGAGTTCGAGACTCGTTTCCCGCTCCAGATTCCAGAAAAGCCCAGACTTCGGTCTGGGCTTTTTGTTTTGCCATAACCTTTGTTTTGCCATAACCGTTAACATTAACCTTCATCAATAACTTAAAATTGATGCTCCCGGACAATGGTCTGGCGATTAATCCACTCATACTAATAATGAGGTAGTCTCATGTGGCTGATTGTCCACCTTCTTATCATCACAGGGTTATCGGTCCGCGTCTTGCTCAGGCCACATCGCGATCCGGCCTCACGCGTCGCCTGGATCCTTTTCATCATGGCCCTGCCCTACGTTGGCGCATTAACCTATTTAATGTTGGGGGAAGTTCGCCCAAACAAAGGGCAGGCTCGTCAACGGCCTCATGAAAACGCCCTGCCTCCCATTACCAACCTTGCCCCAATCCCCCATCTACCGGCCCTCAATTTACCCGGGTTTTCAATCGGCCAATCAATCAGTGGCTTCAAACCGGTTGGTGGTAACAGAGGCCATTTGCTGGATGATTCCAATACCACGATTAATACAATGGTCTTGGATATTGATGCTGCACAGGAACATGTACATCTTCTTTTCTACATCTGGCTAGCCGATAACAATGGATGCAAGGTAGTTGATGCCCTGATTAGGGCCGCCCGGCGTGGCGTTACCTGCCGCGTGATTGTTGATGATCTGGGTTCACGCAATTTTATTCGCAGTGAACACTGGACGGCAATGCATCATGCAGGCGTGCAACTGGCTCGCGCACAGCCTATTGGGAACGTTATGGTTCGCATATTGAAAGGACGCGTTGACGTTCGCAATCACCGCAAAATTGTTGTGATTGACAACCGTATAACTTATTGTGGAAGCCAGAACTGCGCCGATCCTGAGTTTGCCATCAAAGCGAAATACGCCCCCTGGGTTGATGCCGTCATTAGGTTTGAAGGACCGATTGCCCGGCAAAACCAGGCACTTTTCCTGAGTGATTGGCTAGCATGCACCAATGAGGATTGCCGTGAACTGGCGCAACACCCCATGATGCCCGCAGAAACGGGCTTTGCTGCCCAAGTCATTGGAACAGGGCCCGAGAATCATTATTCCGCCACCCCCGAGCTTTTCGCGACACTGATGTTTAGCGCCCGCAAAGAACTGGTCATTACCACACCTTATTACGTTCCCGATGATTTCATGCAAGCTGCGCTTTGCAGCAGTGCCCGCAGAGGGGTAGCAACAAGTATTATCCTTCCCGCCCGCAATGACAGCTGGTTTGTGGGTGCCGCCAGCCGAAGCCATTATTCAG
This genomic window contains:
- the cls gene encoding cardiolipin synthase yields the protein MWLIVHLLIITGLSVRVLLRPHRDPASRVAWILFIMALPYVGALTYLMLGEVRPNKGQARQRPHENALPPITNLAPIPHLPALNLPGFSIGQSISGFKPVGGNRGHLLDDSNTTINTMVLDIDAAQEHVHLLFYIWLADNNGCKVVDALIRAARRGVTCRVIVDDLGSRNFIRSEHWTAMHHAGVQLARAQPIGNVMVRILKGRVDVRNHRKIVVIDNRITYCGSQNCADPEFAIKAKYAPWVDAVIRFEGPIARQNQALFLSDWLACTNEDCRELAQHPMMPAETGFAAQVIGTGPENHYSATPELFATLMFSARKELVITTPYYVPDDFMQAALCSSARRGVATSIILPARNDSWFVGAASRSHYSELLEAGVRIHEYTGGLLHAKTLTVDGEVTLIGSANMDRRSFELNFENNILFHDKSLTQAIRCRQDEYTAQSKPVTQADVASWSLPHQLRNNTMAILSPLL